A part of Caretta caretta isolate rCarCar2 chromosome 1, rCarCar1.hap1, whole genome shotgun sequence genomic DNA contains:
- the RRP8 gene encoding ribosomal RNA-processing protein 8 isoform X1, giving the protein MFDEGGWNKEDDGEALSQALLRPRHRPAQHCTLAPRGSLQKQRRQLLATLQRLEASSCTDPPQSPGPLSGDSESESDSAGRAGRKQPRKQRQGLKPRAASSPGVAPGAPSCSGAPHPGPEAGPAGRRRRKDSAAEAPGDSTPAPSKEQPSRELGAAAGRPVPLLTRKQWRNKQKNKRRQKNKFKAGAGQDVGQGTSALPASELSGVLRARMEERLQSARFRYINQQLYMSSSQEAAQLFQRDPAAFAIYHRGFARQVGRWPENPVHRIIQYLRGRPASLVVADFGCGDCKIATSVRNKVHSFDLVALSPRVTVCDMAKVPLADESVDVTVFCLALMGTNLQEILEEANRVLRPGGTLKVAEVASRFADIRAFVSAVTQLGFQIVSKDLGNPFFYMFDFSKTGQPRAGGSLPGLALRPCLYKKR; this is encoded by the exons aTGTTTGACGAAGGGGGGTGGAACAAGGAGGATGACGGGGAGGCTCTCAGCCAGGCTCTCCTGCGCCCTCGGCACcgccctgcccagcactgcaccCTG GCTCCTAGAGGCTCCTTGCAGAAGCAACGCAGGCAGCTCCTCGCGACCCTGCAGCGCCTAGAGGCCTCGAGCTGCACGGACCCtcctcagagccctgggccccTGTCTGGGGACAGCGAATCTGAGTCTGACTCTGCGGGCCGGGCAGGGAGGAAACAGCCCAGGAAACAGAGACAGGGCCTGAAACCCagagctgcctcctcccccggtGTTGCCCCAGGGGCTCCAAGCTGCTCCGGCGCTCCCCACCCAGGACCGGAGGCAGGCCCCGCTGGCAGGAGACGGAGGAAAG ATTCTGCAGCAGAGGCCCCCGGGGACAGCACGCCTGCACCCAGCAAAGAGCAGCCGAGCCGGGAGCTGGGCGCAGCCGCTGGCAGGCCGGTTCCATTGCTGACCAGGAAGCAGTGGAGGAACAAACAGAAGAATAAAAGGCGACAGAAGAACAAGTTCAAAGCGGGTGCGGGgcaggatgtggggcaggggaccTCGGCACTGCCCGCGTCTGAGCTCTCGGGGGTGCTGCGGGCCCGGATGGAGGAGCGGCTCCAGTCAGCCCGTTTCCGCTACATCAACCAGCAGCTCTACATGTCCAGCAGCCAGGAGGCAGCCCAGCTCTTCCAGCGCGACCCTGCTGCCTTTGCCATCTATCACCGCGGCTTTGCCCGGCAGGTGGGGCGCTGGCCTGAGAATCCGGTTCACCGCATTATCCAGTACCTGCGGGGTCG GCCGGCCTCGCTGGTGGTGGCAGATTTTGGCTGCGGCGACTGCAAGATTGCGACCAGTGTCAGGAACAAGGTTCATTCGTTCGACCTGGTGGCGCTGAGCCCACGTGTCACTGTGTGTGACATGGCCAAg GTGCCGCTGGCAGACGAGTCTGTGGATGTCACCGTGTTCTGCCTGGCGTTGATGGGCACCAATCTGCAGGAGATCCTGGAAGAGGCCAACCGGGTGCTGAGGCCAGG GGGCACGCTGAAGGTGGCAGAGGTTGCCAGCCGCTTCGCAGACATCCGGGCCTTTGTGAGCGCCGTGACTCAGCTGGGCTTTCAGATTGTCTCCAAG GACCTGGGCAATCCGTTTTTCTATATGTTTGATTTCTCCAAGACGGGGCAGCCccgggctggggggagcctgCCTGGCCTGGCGCTGAGACCCTGCCTCTACAAGAAGCGCTGA
- the RRP8 gene encoding ribosomal RNA-processing protein 8 isoform X2, with protein MGAGAEEGAPRGSLQKQRRQLLATLQRLEASSCTDPPQSPGPLSGDSESESDSAGRAGRKQPRKQRQGLKPRAASSPGVAPGAPSCSGAPHPGPEAGPAGRRRRKDSAAEAPGDSTPAPSKEQPSRELGAAAGRPVPLLTRKQWRNKQKNKRRQKNKFKAGAGQDVGQGTSALPASELSGVLRARMEERLQSARFRYINQQLYMSSSQEAAQLFQRDPAAFAIYHRGFARQVGRWPENPVHRIIQYLRGRPASLVVADFGCGDCKIATSVRNKVHSFDLVALSPRVTVCDMAKVPLADESVDVTVFCLALMGTNLQEILEEANRVLRPGGTLKVAEVASRFADIRAFVSAVTQLGFQIVSKDLGNPFFYMFDFSKTGQPRAGGSLPGLALRPCLYKKR; from the exons ATGGGGGCAGGAGCTGAGGAGGGG GCTCCTAGAGGCTCCTTGCAGAAGCAACGCAGGCAGCTCCTCGCGACCCTGCAGCGCCTAGAGGCCTCGAGCTGCACGGACCCtcctcagagccctgggccccTGTCTGGGGACAGCGAATCTGAGTCTGACTCTGCGGGCCGGGCAGGGAGGAAACAGCCCAGGAAACAGAGACAGGGCCTGAAACCCagagctgcctcctcccccggtGTTGCCCCAGGGGCTCCAAGCTGCTCCGGCGCTCCCCACCCAGGACCGGAGGCAGGCCCCGCTGGCAGGAGACGGAGGAAAG ATTCTGCAGCAGAGGCCCCCGGGGACAGCACGCCTGCACCCAGCAAAGAGCAGCCGAGCCGGGAGCTGGGCGCAGCCGCTGGCAGGCCGGTTCCATTGCTGACCAGGAAGCAGTGGAGGAACAAACAGAAGAATAAAAGGCGACAGAAGAACAAGTTCAAAGCGGGTGCGGGgcaggatgtggggcaggggaccTCGGCACTGCCCGCGTCTGAGCTCTCGGGGGTGCTGCGGGCCCGGATGGAGGAGCGGCTCCAGTCAGCCCGTTTCCGCTACATCAACCAGCAGCTCTACATGTCCAGCAGCCAGGAGGCAGCCCAGCTCTTCCAGCGCGACCCTGCTGCCTTTGCCATCTATCACCGCGGCTTTGCCCGGCAGGTGGGGCGCTGGCCTGAGAATCCGGTTCACCGCATTATCCAGTACCTGCGGGGTCG GCCGGCCTCGCTGGTGGTGGCAGATTTTGGCTGCGGCGACTGCAAGATTGCGACCAGTGTCAGGAACAAGGTTCATTCGTTCGACCTGGTGGCGCTGAGCCCACGTGTCACTGTGTGTGACATGGCCAAg GTGCCGCTGGCAGACGAGTCTGTGGATGTCACCGTGTTCTGCCTGGCGTTGATGGGCACCAATCTGCAGGAGATCCTGGAAGAGGCCAACCGGGTGCTGAGGCCAGG GGGCACGCTGAAGGTGGCAGAGGTTGCCAGCCGCTTCGCAGACATCCGGGCCTTTGTGAGCGCCGTGACTCAGCTGGGCTTTCAGATTGTCTCCAAG GACCTGGGCAATCCGTTTTTCTATATGTTTGATTTCTCCAAGACGGGGCAGCCccgggctggggggagcctgCCTGGCCTGGCGCTGAGACCCTGCCTCTACAAGAAGCGCTGA